From Anaerococcus urinomassiliensis:
CATAATATCATTGAAATAGCTTATTAATGAATCTATGATATCTTTGTTGGTCTTATTATTTTCTCTAAGCCTAAATACTAAGTCCAAAGATTTAGATGAGTCCTTACGAACTATTGCCCTAGCAAGTTTATCTATATCGTAAAAGTCTACTACTCCAAGTAAGTTTTCAACTTCACTTAGTTTATAGGAATCTTTTTCCAAAGATAATACTTGATCTAAGATGGAAAGAGCATCACGCATGGCACCATTGGCTTTTTTAATAATTAGCCTTATGGCTTCATTTTCCATTGTTATTGATTTATCTTCTAAGATATAGTCTATTTGCTCTTTTATTTTATTTTCATCAATCTTATTAAATTCATATTTTTGGACTCTTGAAAGAATTGTTGATGGGATTTTTTCAATTTCTGTTGTTGCAAGTATAAATACCAAATGACTTGGTGGCTCTTCCATAATTTTTAAAAGTGCATTGAAGGCCTCCCTTGTTATCATGTGGGCCTCGTCTATGATGTAGACCTTGTATTTGAGCTTGTTGGGTGGGTAGATTACATTGTCTTTTAGGTTTCTAATATCATCTATCCTACGGTTGCTTGCAGCATCCATTTCCACTACATCAATGGTGGTTTCTTCTTCTATAGCCTTGCAATTTTCACATTCCATACAGGGAGATCCGTCTTTGGGATTAAGACAATTGATTGCTTTTGCAAAGATTTTTGCACAAGTTGTCTTTCCTGTACCACGCTCTCCAGAAAATAGGTAGGCATGGCTGATATTGCCGGATTTGACCTGGTTTTTGAGTACATTTACAACCCTATCTTGGCCTAGTACACTATCAAAAGTCTTTGGCCTATACTGTCTATATAAAGCTTTTGCCATAATCTTCCTTTCTAATCTTATTCATTATACCATAAGAAATTTTGCATATGAATAATCTTAGGGTATAATTTTATATGTTAATCATAAGG
This genomic window contains:
- the dnaX gene encoding DNA polymerase III subunit gamma/tau: MAKALYRQYRPKTFDSVLGQDRVVNVLKNQVKSGNISHAYLFSGERGTGKTTCAKIFAKAINCLNPKDGSPCMECENCKAIEEETTIDVVEMDAASNRRIDDIRNLKDNVIYPPNKLKYKVYIIDEAHMITREAFNALLKIMEEPPSHLVFILATTEIEKIPSTILSRVQKYEFNKIDENKIKEQIDYILEDKSITMENEAIRLIIKKANGAMRDALSILDQVLSLEKDSYKLSEVENLLGVVDFYDIDKLARAIVRKDSSKSLDLVFRLRENNKTNKDIIDSLISYFNDIMIYKMSENDKFFENEERLAFIKELANDIDLFDIGDYLDILIDYGTRLKQVDNTDVLTELCVLRLVKLKNTKSIESRIKALEMASPSDIDDLVNKILDSRLANLGNLPQRPNNTSGQDELAIEVNEPEKSVSEEKSEIPPEEASFEDFEDTKVVKLSKSQELQVQDMIIKTAGGIFHEFFRDQGLQYKIDGNKFILAADKEFYRFILEKKTDDIERNLMEILNGAYIFTIATSEDLNHNDNKKDTKIEKKTDNSQRLLDVFGEDLVIE